The following proteins are co-located in the Hydrogenobacter hydrogenophilus genome:
- a CDS encoding DUF190 domain-containing protein has protein sequence MAVLVRIFLREGDKLSGEPLYSTILSMLKSKGIRGATVLKAILGYGTTGQYHYEGIEVLSYDLPVVVEFVDEEEKVQSVIEEISKYLKSGLITMEKAEIWD, from the coding sequence GTGGCTGTCCTTGTCCGTATATTCCTACGAGAAGGAGATAAACTAAGTGGAGAGCCTCTTTATTCCACAATATTGAGTATGCTCAAAAGTAAGGGTATAAGGGGTGCCACAGTTCTAAAAGCCATACTTGGATACGGTACTACAGGCCAGTACCATTATGAGGGAATAGAGGTACTCTCTTACGACCTTCCCGTTGTTGTGGAGTTTGTAGATGAGGAAGAGAAAGTTCAAAGTGTGATAGAAGAGATAAGCAAGTATCTAAAAAGTGGACTCATAACCATGGAGAAGGCTGAGATATGGGACTAA
- the argJ gene encoding bifunctional glutamate N-acetyltransferase/amino-acid acetyltransferase ArgJ, which translates to MQVLMGVGKAGLKREGKPDLLVVLLPQACNASFLFTNNHFKAGSVIYSQKVLEKSRVVRAIVINSGNANCGVGKEGIIHAELMAKRTAENLDIEEDQVLVFSTGVIGKPLPIDNVLKAIDDACNVLEPLDIKRASEVISTTDSFPKYTFVKTGLLEVYGFAKGAGMIHPNMATMLAFIFINADLDPFTLNQLHKEITERTFNSISVDGCTSTNDSFGIISLGVIKEDLEKVRQALHQVSLDLAKKIVEDGEGATRIIKVVVKNASLELKARTIAEKIALSNLVKTAVFGRDPNWGRILASAGSTAFPIDQFKLKLYIGNHLVYDGKPHLKAVQSAKRYMEENKEIEIVLDLMEGKESWTYYTSDLSYEYIKINAEYTT; encoded by the coding sequence ATGCAAGTTTTAATGGGAGTAGGAAAGGCAGGACTAAAAAGGGAAGGCAAACCTGACTTACTTGTGGTGCTCCTTCCTCAGGCATGCAATGCTTCCTTCCTTTTTACAAACAATCACTTCAAAGCAGGAAGTGTCATATATTCCCAGAAGGTGCTTGAAAAAAGTAGAGTAGTTAGAGCTATTGTAATAAACAGCGGTAACGCAAACTGTGGTGTGGGTAAGGAAGGAATAATCCACGCAGAGCTTATGGCAAAGAGGACTGCGGAGAACCTTGATATTGAAGAGGATCAGGTACTTGTGTTTTCCACAGGAGTTATAGGCAAACCTCTACCCATAGATAATGTCCTAAAAGCAATTGATGATGCCTGCAATGTGCTTGAGCCTTTGGACATAAAGAGAGCCAGCGAAGTGATCTCTACCACAGACAGCTTTCCTAAGTATACTTTTGTAAAGACGGGACTACTTGAAGTCTATGGCTTTGCAAAAGGTGCGGGTATGATACATCCCAACATGGCAACCATGTTAGCCTTTATCTTTATTAATGCAGATCTTGATCCCTTCACCCTAAACCAATTGCACAAAGAAATAACTGAAAGGACCTTTAATTCCATAAGCGTTGATGGGTGCACCAGCACTAATGATAGTTTTGGAATAATAAGCCTTGGAGTTATAAAAGAGGATCTTGAAAAGGTCAGACAAGCACTTCATCAAGTATCTTTAGACCTTGCCAAAAAGATAGTGGAGGATGGTGAAGGAGCAACAAGGATAATAAAGGTGGTTGTCAAAAACGCATCTCTTGAACTAAAAGCCAGAACTATAGCGGAAAAGATAGCCCTTTCAAATCTTGTAAAGACCGCAGTCTTTGGTAGAGATCCCAACTGGGGTAGGATATTAGCCTCAGCAGGCTCCACCGCATTTCCTATAGATCAGTTTAAGCTAAAGCTTTATATAGGCAATCACCTAGTTTACGACGGAAAACCACACCTCAAAGCGGTCCAAAGTGCCAAAAGGTATATGGAAGAAAACAAGGAGATTGAGATAGTGCTTGAT
- the hemL gene encoding glutamate-1-semialdehyde 2,1-aminomutase has protein sequence MSKNAELFSIAKRYMPGGVSSPVRAFKSVGGDPIIVERAQGCKIWDVEGKEYIDFLCSWGPIILGHAHPEVVQAVCEQAHKGLSYGLTNPHEITLATMVANLVQSIDKVRFVSSGTEAVMSAIRLARGYTGRNYVVKFEGCYHGHYDSLLVSGGSGVATFGIPGTAGVPEEMAKLTLVLPYNDSHALIETFEKYGEDIACVILEPVAGNMGVVLPEEDFLKVIAEQTKKYASLLIFDEVITGFRLSLGGAQELLGIKPDMTCLGKVLGGGMPLGAYGGKEDIMNKVSPEGPVYQAGTLSGNPLSMVAGIKTLEVLIREKPYAYLEELTQRLSDGISDLLREKGIPHRINRIGSMFTVFFTDQEVKDFQSAKSSDTQMFARFFRALLSEGVLIPPSQFEAWFLSMAHTQEDIDNALERIKKALSSL, from the coding sequence ATGAGTAAGAATGCTGAGCTCTTTAGTATAGCAAAAAGGTATATGCCGGGAGGTGTTAGCTCTCCAGTAAGGGCTTTCAAGTCTGTTGGTGGAGATCCCATCATAGTAGAAAGAGCACAAGGTTGCAAAATATGGGATGTAGAAGGTAAAGAGTACATAGACTTTTTGTGCTCTTGGGGTCCCATCATACTAGGACACGCTCATCCGGAGGTAGTTCAGGCGGTATGCGAGCAGGCACACAAAGGCCTATCTTACGGGCTTACTAACCCTCACGAAATAACTTTAGCCACTATGGTTGCTAATTTAGTACAGTCTATAGATAAGGTGAGGTTTGTCTCGTCTGGTACAGAAGCGGTTATGTCCGCCATACGACTTGCAAGAGGTTATACGGGTAGAAATTATGTGGTGAAGTTTGAAGGATGCTATCATGGGCATTACGATAGTCTTCTGGTAAGTGGTGGTTCAGGAGTTGCCACTTTTGGTATCCCAGGTACCGCTGGTGTGCCTGAAGAGATGGCTAAACTCACCCTTGTACTTCCTTATAACGACTCCCATGCACTTATAGAGACCTTTGAAAAGTATGGAGAAGATATAGCCTGTGTTATTTTAGAACCTGTAGCTGGGAATATGGGAGTAGTGCTTCCTGAAGAAGATTTTCTAAAAGTCATAGCAGAGCAGACCAAAAAATACGCTTCTTTACTTATTTTTGACGAAGTTATAACAGGCTTTAGGTTATCTCTCGGAGGTGCTCAGGAGCTTTTGGGTATAAAACCCGACATGACCTGTCTGGGTAAGGTGTTAGGCGGAGGTATGCCTTTGGGTGCTTACGGTGGTAAAGAAGACATAATGAATAAAGTGTCTCCAGAGGGTCCTGTCTATCAAGCTGGTACGCTGTCAGGAAACCCCCTTTCTATGGTGGCAGGCATAAAGACCCTTGAGGTGCTTATCAGAGAAAAACCTTACGCGTATCTTGAAGAACTCACCCAAAGGCTTTCTGACGGTATTTCTGATCTTTTGAGGGAAAAGGGTATACCCCACAGAATAAACCGCATTGGTTCTATGTTTACCGTATTCTTTACAGACCAAGAGGTAAAAGACTTTCAAAGCGCCAAAAGTTCAGACACCCAGATGTTTGCAAGATTTTTCCGAGCTTTACTGTCTGAGGGAGTTCTTATTCCACCCTCCCAGTTTGAAGCTTGGTTTTTAAGCATGGCTCACACCCAAGAAGACATAGACAATGCGCTGGAGAGGATAAAAAAAGCCCTTAGCTCACTTTAA
- a CDS encoding lytic transglycosylase domain-containing protein yields the protein MTFLILLFYFFSALSFSQTILPEEYRLLSEYMKTKDENIGKYLLEKYPDAVFSEDLKLMLSENAYQRGDLETARNYLKSINANKLKPDLLDKYAQLWKDLSLDKKSALLSYPVLFRDFIGSVKLTDNQALQVADKLLKSRHYRDVIKVLSDLKDERVCYYLGVSYFRIGDESRAEEILSSCKDERGYKYLALIYLKRDEEDSLRDTLLKIRETQIRDNILLMVGRHYFQRGDYQRAKEFFSLMVDDHDKFFNLGLLSFVQKDYQDALSYFIRAYYFARNEAESSKACFWAYRSYAIQGKEDLGLKYLVMASKGEGFYSAVAKIMSGEPLISKSVRRVFSEGDTPVQAEIIKAIRSAGFYYYSRLEAFKRLGELSPTDIIAISQFDPFLSIRLAIRKYGSTSDVYKYVAFPLPYKQYVYRASERYGMAPELIWAVMRQESLFDPSAVSVSGAKGLMQIIDSTARWLYKQVGIEPKNIFDPETNILLGSAYLRHLYDMWDGNLVKVLASYNAGPNRVKSWTDYSDPYLFIESIPFKETRDYVMKVLYNYYVYAELLK from the coding sequence ATGACCTTCCTTATCTTACTTTTCTATTTTTTCTCCGCTCTTTCCTTTTCTCAGACCATCCTACCAGAGGAGTACAGACTTCTTTCTGAATACATGAAAACCAAAGATGAAAACATAGGTAAGTATCTTTTGGAGAAATATCCAGATGCGGTCTTTTCAGAAGACTTAAAGCTGATGCTTTCCGAAAACGCTTACCAAAGGGGAGACCTTGAGACTGCAAGAAACTATCTTAAAAGCATAAACGCAAACAAGTTAAAGCCTGATCTTCTTGATAAGTACGCTCAGCTTTGGAAGGATCTCAGCCTTGATAAAAAAAGTGCCCTACTTTCTTATCCTGTCCTTTTCAGAGATTTTATAGGCAGTGTAAAGCTCACCGATAACCAAGCTCTGCAGGTAGCCGATAAACTCCTGAAAAGCAGGCACTACAGAGATGTTATAAAAGTTCTATCTGATTTAAAGGACGAAAGAGTGTGTTATTACTTGGGTGTGTCCTATTTTCGCATAGGTGATGAAAGTAGGGCAGAGGAAATTCTCAGCTCTTGTAAAGATGAGAGAGGCTACAAGTACCTTGCGCTTATATACCTAAAAAGAGACGAGGAAGATAGTTTAAGAGATACGCTTTTGAAGATAAGGGAAACCCAGATTAGGGACAACATACTTCTGATGGTTGGTAGACACTACTTTCAACGTGGAGATTACCAAAGAGCTAAGGAGTTTTTCTCTCTGATGGTAGATGATCATGACAAGTTTTTTAACTTGGGGCTCCTTAGCTTTGTGCAAAAGGACTATCAAGATGCTCTTTCTTACTTTATCAGAGCGTACTATTTTGCAAGAAATGAAGCAGAATCATCTAAAGCCTGTTTTTGGGCTTATAGATCATACGCAATACAAGGAAAAGAAGACTTAGGGCTTAAGTATTTAGTTATGGCAAGTAAGGGTGAAGGATTTTATTCTGCTGTAGCTAAGATCATGTCTGGAGAACCATTAATAAGTAAAAGTGTCAGGCGTGTCTTTTCAGAAGGAGATACTCCTGTGCAAGCTGAAATCATAAAAGCAATAAGATCAGCAGGATTTTATTACTACTCCCGGCTTGAAGCTTTCAAAAGACTTGGGGAGCTTTCTCCAACAGACATAATAGCCATATCACAGTTTGACCCTTTCCTCAGCATAAGATTGGCAATAAGGAAGTACGGGAGCACTTCAGATGTCTATAAATATGTAGCCTTTCCACTGCCTTACAAGCAGTATGTTTACAGAGCGTCAGAAAGATACGGGATGGCACCTGAGCTCATATGGGCTGTGATGAGGCAGGAGAGCCTTTTTGATCCTTCAGCAGTATCTGTTTCTGGAGCAAAGGGGCTTATGCAGATTATAGACTCTACAGCCAGATGGCTTTATAAACAGGTAGGTATTGAACCCAAAAACATTTTTGATCCAGAAACAAACATACTGCTTGGCAGTGCTTACCTGAGACATCTTTACGATATGTGGGATGGCAACCTTGTTAAAGTCCTTGCCAGCTACAATGCGGGACCAAACAGGGTAAAATCTTGGACAGATTATTCAGATCCTTACCTTTTTATAGAAAGCATACCCTTCAAAGAGACAAGGGATTATGTGATGAAGGTTCTTTACAACTACTATGTTTATGCAGAGCTTTTAAAGTGA
- the rpoZ gene encoding DNA-directed RNA polymerase subunit omega encodes MSRRPNIEKALKLVSSRYELVHAVAKRVEQLMQEGEDIFIRDKTKGELVKKTFQAIEDIANGKVKVIKE; translated from the coding sequence ATGAGTAGAAGACCTAACATAGAAAAGGCTTTAAAGCTTGTGTCTTCCAGATACGAGCTGGTGCATGCAGTGGCAAAAAGGGTGGAACAGCTCATGCAGGAAGGGGAAGACATATTCATCAGAGACAAAACTAAGGGAGAACTCGTAAAAAAGACCTTTCAGGCTATAGAAGACATAGCAAACGGTAAGGTTAAAGTGATAAAGGAATGA
- the crcB gene encoding fluoride efflux transporter CrcB, whose product MGLMFVIAIGGALGSVLRYELSKIIQKKAGLDFPLGTFVVNLLACFLVGFFFSYLVEKINVSSSMRAFLITGFLGGFSTFSTFSYESYYLLVNGELLKFLLYILGSVGGGISMTFLGYNLGRVL is encoded by the coding sequence ATGGGACTAATGTTTGTTATCGCCATAGGTGGAGCCCTGGGATCTGTTTTGAGGTATGAGCTTTCTAAAATAATACAGAAAAAAGCTGGTTTGGATTTTCCTCTTGGGACCTTTGTAGTTAACTTGCTGGCTTGTTTTTTAGTGGGATTTTTCTTCTCGTACTTGGTTGAGAAAATAAATGTTTCCTCCAGTATGAGGGCTTTTCTAATAACAGGCTTTTTGGGTGGCTTTTCTACCTTTTCTACCTTCTCTTACGAAAGCTATTACTTACTTGTGAACGGTGAACTGCTAAAGTTTCTGCTTTACATATTGGGAAGTGTTGGCGGAGGTATATCTATGACCTTTTTGGGCTACAATTTAGGAAGGGTGCTATGA
- a CDS encoding DUF190 domain-containing protein produces MKCEHALLVRIFFGEDDKYEGKPLYKYIVELCRSKKIAGATVFRGILGYGKSSVIHKASPLKLSSDLPIVVEIIDCEENLKDVLPEIAKLVSNGLITLEKVKILRYP; encoded by the coding sequence ATGAAGTGCGAGCATGCTCTTTTAGTCCGTATATTCTTTGGAGAGGATGATAAGTACGAAGGTAAACCTCTCTACAAATACATAGTGGAACTCTGCAGGAGTAAAAAAATTGCTGGTGCTACTGTGTTCAGAGGCATATTAGGTTATGGAAAGTCTTCCGTTATACACAAAGCGAGCCCCTTAAAGCTATCTTCGGACCTACCCATAGTGGTTGAGATTATAGACTGTGAAGAAAACCTTAAAGATGTTCTTCCTGAGATAGCCAAGTTGGTGAGCAACGGACTTATAACTCTGGAAAAAGTGAAGATTTTGAGGTATCCTTAA
- a CDS encoding DsrE family protein: MMWHFLIFLLMVGWSFATEGAKLIQTPYSKPFKAVVEFYFDHPEKIGPALGWVSNLVYVLTNPPYDYSQEDIDIVVISHGRELPVFAKENRKKYESIVERIESLSMYGVRFMVCSMAAKQFYGYSEKDFYPFVSLVPSALTEIVHWQHMGYGLLIPQIIEIKQGGVP, encoded by the coding sequence TGTGGCACTTTCTGATTTTTCTACTTATGGTAGGGTGGTCTTTTGCCACTGAAGGAGCCAAGTTAATACAAACTCCATACTCAAAGCCTTTTAAAGCGGTTGTGGAGTTTTACTTTGATCACCCAGAGAAGATAGGACCAGCTTTAGGTTGGGTTTCTAACCTCGTGTATGTGCTTACCAATCCACCTTACGATTACTCTCAGGAGGACATAGACATTGTGGTTATATCTCACGGTAGAGAACTGCCTGTATTTGCCAAAGAAAACAGAAAGAAATACGAAAGCATAGTTGAAAGGATAGAGAGCCTCAGTATGTATGGAGTAAGGTTTATGGTTTGTTCTATGGCAGCCAAGCAGTTTTATGGATACTCGGAAAAGGACTTTTACCCTTTTGTTAGTTTAGTGCCTTCTGCCCTTACAGAAATAGTTCACTGGCAACACATGGGTTATGGACTTTTAATACCGCAGATTATAGAAATTAAGCAAGGAGGTGTACCATGA